A single window of Flagellimonas maritima DNA harbors:
- a CDS encoding amidohydrolase family protein, whose translation MDSSFKFVLLLSIFFYFSCADKPKESYDLLIRDAFVINLEDGTVSTKSVFIKAGRIANIVGESTLDTVAIEHSINAKGKYLLPGFWDNHVHFRGGDSLIDDNKNFLKLFIANGITTVRDAGGDLTNSVMQWKSEIEKEELLGPTIFTSGPKLDGPNATWAGSLAVEDEDDVAKALDSLQNIPTDYVKLYDSRISSAAYLKTIEEAEKRGIITSGHMPFTVELHEAIEAGIDGIEHLYYIMKGCSDREAEITGKLQNNKMSFWEAMPALQSSYSDSVARATFVKMKENHVFSIPTLHIGRTLSYLDEEDHSQDEYLKYMGNGIIKTYEGRINRVKNSTPEAVQNRKELDAFFGELAKTMSDAGVSLLAGSDSGAFNSYTYPGVSLHKELEAMVAVGISPLEALQNSAYRGSKFLKKENDYGSVTKGKIADLVLLNNNPLEDIRQTQNIAHVIKGNQILNAEDLKNLLASAENND comes from the coding sequence ATGGATTCCAGTTTCAAATTTGTTCTGCTTTTATCAATTTTCTTTTATTTTTCCTGTGCCGATAAGCCAAAGGAAAGTTACGATTTATTGATTCGAGATGCTTTCGTAATCAATTTAGAAGATGGAACGGTAAGCACAAAATCCGTTTTTATAAAAGCGGGACGAATTGCAAATATTGTTGGAGAAAGCACATTGGATACTGTAGCCATTGAACATAGCATTAATGCCAAAGGGAAATATTTGCTGCCCGGGTTTTGGGACAATCACGTACATTTTCGCGGAGGAGATTCGCTGATTGATGACAACAAGAATTTCCTAAAGCTTTTTATCGCCAATGGAATCACAACGGTCAGGGATGCCGGTGGGGATTTAACCAATTCCGTTATGCAATGGAAGTCCGAAATTGAAAAAGAAGAGCTTTTGGGACCCACTATTTTTACATCTGGTCCAAAATTGGATGGTCCCAACGCCACTTGGGCGGGCTCATTGGCGGTCGAAGACGAAGACGATGTCGCCAAAGCTTTGGATTCCCTACAAAACATTCCAACGGATTATGTAAAACTTTATGATAGCCGTATAAGTTCAGCAGCTTATCTGAAGACTATAGAAGAAGCGGAAAAACGTGGTATCATAACTTCTGGGCACATGCCCTTTACTGTAGAACTCCATGAAGCCATTGAAGCCGGTATTGATGGCATAGAACATTTGTACTACATCATGAAAGGTTGTTCCGACCGAGAAGCGGAAATCACGGGAAAGCTTCAAAACAATAAAATGAGTTTTTGGGAAGCTATGCCCGCCTTACAATCATCTTACTCGGATTCGGTTGCGAGAGCAACATTTGTCAAAATGAAGGAGAATCATGTTTTTTCAATTCCCACGCTCCATATCGGCCGTACACTTAGCTATTTGGATGAAGAAGACCATAGTCAAGATGAATACCTGAAATATATGGGCAACGGCATCATTAAAACGTATGAAGGCCGTATCAACAGGGTCAAAAATTCCACTCCAGAGGCTGTTCAAAATAGAAAAGAACTGGATGCTTTTTTTGGGGAATTGGCCAAAACAATGTCCGATGCAGGGGTCTCTTTATTGGCGGGTTCGGACAGTGGAGCCTTTAATTCTTACACCTATCCCGGTGTTTCATTGCACAAAGAACTTGAGGCCATGGTCGCCGTGGGGATTTCACCTTTAGAAGCTTTACAGAATTCTGCATACAGAGGTTCCAAGTTTTTAAAAAAAGAGAATGATTATGGTTCTGTAACAAAAGGCAAAATAGCCGACCTGGTTTTATTGAACAATAATCCATTGGAAGATATTAGGCAGACCCAGAACATAGCTCATGTAATCAAGGGCAATCAAATTTTAAATGCGGAAGATTTAAAAAACCTTTTAGCCTCGGCAGAGAACAATGATTAA
- a CDS encoding VPS10 domain-containing protein — MKQFYTILMLLASISSLFAQEFSMDLVQDMKPRNIGPAGMSGRVTSIDVVHSNPDVMYVGTASGGLWKSNSGGINWEPIFDNEVTASIGAVAIQQSNPSVIWVGTGEGNPRNSLNGGYGIYKSLDGGKTWKSMGLENTRHIHRVLIDPMNSDIVYVGAIGSPWGVHSERGVYKTTDGGETWEKILFVNNKTGVADLIMDPTNPNKLIAAMWEHKRDPWFFKSGGEGSGLYMTHDGGTTWKELTDEDGLPKGELGRIGIAIAKNKPNVVYALIEAKKNALYKSEDGGFKWEKVNDKNDIGNRPFYYSEIYVDPQNENRVYSIFTFVNVSEDGGKNFKQLMNAYGSDVTNGVHPDHHAFWIHPQNGQFLIDGNDGGMNISKDGGKTWRFIGNLPVAQFYHINVDNEYPYNVYGGMQDNGSWRGPAYVWKTQGIRNSYWQEIAFGDGFDVVPDLDDNQFGYAMSQQGYVSRYDWKTGNNYIVRPTPPDAETKLRFNWNAGIGQDPFDNSTVYFGSQFVHRSTDKGLTWEVISPDLTTNDKEKQKQSESGGLTMDATGAENHTTILVIEPSPVEKDMLWVGTDDGRVHFTQNGGTSWTEVTENIKGLPKGSWIPQIKASKNNKGEALLIANDYRRFNYTPYAYRTKNYGKTWARIVDGDDVESYTLSIVEDSENPNLLFLGTDDGLYISLNAGETWQKWTEGFPTVSTKDLVIHPRENDLVIGTFGRAAWVLDDIRPLRTLAKNPSILQKEISLFDSPDAYLAAYQQPTGSRFGGDALYNAENRKYGAMITYYLKEVEQPKKEDDTDEKKDEEVKEIEDNEEKTKDSIVFKFFDGDRLVRTLKYRTPKKAGFHRIYWSLDEKGPDRPSRKISKDKKETGGVEVKPGIYKVIMHYGELMDSTNISVKLDPRLTFSTTAIDQVYETGKKLENYTQKAADAVKQLNESKDLANKFVKELKEMDKEKYKAQIKSSKDIVKQIDSIIALYIGKDDKRQGITRNPEITVMQRIDVASRYVNTRKTGMTKTENNLIKFAEEELNSALKKTNSFFSTDWKAYRESIEALDVSPFKQIQTFTIK; from the coding sequence ATGAAGCAATTCTACACTATCTTGATGCTATTGGCATCTATCTCCTCCTTATTTGCACAAGAATTTTCCATGGACCTCGTCCAAGACATGAAACCTCGAAACATCGGTCCTGCGGGGATGAGCGGTAGGGTCACTTCGATAGACGTAGTCCATTCCAATCCAGATGTTATGTATGTGGGCACTGCTTCCGGCGGACTTTGGAAATCCAACTCGGGCGGTATAAATTGGGAGCCGATTTTTGATAATGAGGTTACGGCTTCCATAGGTGCGGTCGCCATTCAGCAATCCAACCCCTCTGTAATTTGGGTCGGTACCGGCGAGGGAAATCCAAGAAACAGTCTTAATGGTGGTTACGGCATATATAAATCTTTAGATGGCGGTAAAACATGGAAAAGTATGGGTCTTGAAAATACCCGACACATCCATAGAGTACTAATAGACCCTATGAATTCAGATATTGTTTATGTTGGAGCCATTGGATCTCCATGGGGCGTACACTCGGAGCGTGGCGTGTACAAAACAACGGATGGAGGGGAAACCTGGGAGAAAATCCTCTTTGTGAACAATAAAACAGGGGTTGCAGACCTGATAATGGACCCGACCAATCCCAATAAATTGATTGCAGCGATGTGGGAACACAAAAGAGACCCCTGGTTCTTTAAATCAGGCGGTGAAGGCAGTGGTCTCTATATGACGCACGATGGCGGTACAACATGGAAGGAATTGACAGATGAAGATGGACTCCCAAAAGGAGAACTGGGAAGAATAGGTATTGCCATTGCCAAGAATAAACCCAATGTGGTATATGCTTTGATCGAAGCAAAGAAAAATGCCCTCTATAAATCTGAAGATGGTGGATTTAAATGGGAAAAAGTCAATGATAAAAATGACATCGGAAACCGTCCTTTCTATTATTCAGAAATCTATGTCGACCCACAAAATGAAAACAGGGTCTACTCTATCTTTACTTTTGTGAACGTTTCGGAAGATGGGGGTAAAAATTTTAAGCAGTTGATGAATGCATACGGAAGCGATGTAACCAATGGTGTACATCCTGACCATCATGCTTTTTGGATTCATCCCCAAAATGGCCAATTCTTAATTGATGGGAACGATGGGGGAATGAATATTTCCAAAGATGGCGGTAAAACATGGCGGTTTATTGGAAACCTGCCTGTAGCACAATTCTACCACATTAACGTAGATAACGAATATCCCTATAACGTATACGGAGGTATGCAAGATAACGGTTCTTGGAGAGGCCCTGCCTACGTTTGGAAAACTCAAGGTATACGAAACAGTTATTGGCAAGAAATCGCTTTTGGCGATGGTTTTGATGTTGTACCCGATTTGGACGATAATCAATTTGGCTACGCTATGAGCCAGCAAGGGTATGTTTCGCGCTACGACTGGAAAACCGGAAACAATTATATTGTGCGCCCTACCCCGCCCGATGCGGAAACAAAGCTTCGATTTAATTGGAACGCTGGTATTGGACAAGACCCATTTGATAATAGCACCGTTTATTTTGGAAGTCAATTTGTGCACAGATCCACAGATAAAGGATTGACATGGGAAGTAATATCCCCAGATTTGACTACCAATGACAAAGAGAAACAAAAACAAAGTGAAAGTGGTGGATTGACCATGGATGCCACAGGAGCCGAAAATCATACTACCATTCTTGTAATTGAACCTTCCCCAGTTGAAAAAGATATGCTTTGGGTAGGCACGGACGATGGCCGCGTACATTTTACCCAAAATGGTGGTACAAGCTGGACGGAGGTCACGGAAAATATTAAAGGACTACCCAAAGGAAGTTGGATTCCACAAATTAAGGCCTCCAAAAACAACAAGGGAGAGGCACTTTTGATTGCAAACGACTACAGAAGATTTAATTACACCCCGTATGCGTATCGCACCAAAAACTATGGTAAAACCTGGGCTCGAATTGTAGATGGTGATGATGTGGAAAGCTATACACTATCAATAGTCGAAGATTCTGAAAACCCGAACCTTTTGTTTTTAGGAACCGATGATGGCCTTTACATTTCATTAAATGCAGGTGAAACATGGCAAAAATGGACTGAAGGTTTTCCAACTGTTTCTACCAAGGATTTGGTTATCCATCCGAGGGAAAACGATTTGGTCATCGGTACATTTGGGCGTGCAGCATGGGTTTTGGACGATATTCGTCCTCTACGCACTTTGGCAAAAAACCCATCAATCCTTCAAAAGGAAATCAGTCTTTTTGATAGTCCCGATGCCTATTTAGCCGCCTACCAACAACCTACGGGAAGTCGTTTTGGTGGGGACGCACTCTATAACGCCGAAAATCGAAAGTACGGTGCAATGATCACTTATTATTTGAAAGAAGTTGAACAACCCAAAAAAGAAGACGATACCGACGAGAAAAAAGATGAGGAAGTAAAAGAAATTGAGGATAATGAGGAAAAAACAAAAGACTCCATTGTTTTCAAATTCTTTGATGGGGATAGATTGGTACGAACATTAAAATATAGAACTCCCAAAAAAGCTGGCTTTCACCGGATTTACTGGAGTCTTGATGAAAAAGGTCCGGACAGGCCGTCAAGAAAAATCAGTAAGGATAAAAAAGAAACTGGCGGTGTGGAGGTAAAACCTGGGATTTACAAAGTTATTATGCACTATGGGGAACTCATGGATTCTACGAACATAAGCGTGAAATTGGACCCAAGGTTAACGTTTTCCACCACTGCCATTGACCAAGTATACGAAACAGGTAAAAAGTTGGAAAACTACACCCAAAAAGCGGCCGATGCCGTAAAACAACTTAACGAAAGTAAGGATTTGGCCAATAAATTTGTGAAAGAACTTAAAGAAATGGACAAGGAAAAGTACAAGGCACAGATAAAATCCTCCAAAGACATTGTAAAACAAATAGATTCGATCATTGCCCTTTATATAGGCAAAGACGATAAGCGCCAAGGAATAACCCGAAATCCTGAAATTACGGTAATGCAACGTATCGATGTTGCAAGTAGATATGTAAATACCCGTAAAACAGGAATGACCAAAACAGAGAACAATCTTATCAAATTTGCAGAAGAAGAACTGAATTCCGCCCTTAAAAAGACCAATTCTTTCTTTAGCACTGATTGGAAAGCCTATCGGGAAAGTATTGAGGCATTGGATGTATCACCGTTCAAGCAAATTCAAACTTTTACCATAAAATAA
- a CDS encoding DUF2490 domain-containing protein, translated as MKRLFLLIAISISPFVYGQETGEEELGAWYMYFGMNRISEKLSIHTEAQFRYYETTANFNQLLLRTGLNYHINENAILTGGYAYIDTDPTFRGPDESLGDNAIGNNTLLEHRIFEQLILRNKVWELLFEHRYRLEQRFLENRDLNDSFTEHRARYRLQVTLPLTDTFFLNFYDEVFINLQNDIFNQNRLYFAGGVNVTHNSNVQIGYLKNHFSNTVFDRLQIGFFFNPDLRKRK; from the coding sequence ATGAAAAGACTTTTTTTGCTAATTGCAATAAGTATTTCCCCTTTTGTATATGGACAAGAAACCGGCGAAGAAGAACTAGGTGCATGGTATATGTACTTTGGCATGAACAGAATTTCAGAAAAACTGAGCATACATACCGAAGCACAATTTCGATACTATGAGACTACCGCTAACTTTAATCAACTGTTACTACGAACAGGACTGAATTATCATATTAACGAAAATGCAATCTTAACTGGAGGTTATGCTTATATAGATACCGATCCCACATTCAGGGGACCAGATGAATCTTTGGGGGACAATGCAATAGGGAACAACACGCTTCTGGAACATCGAATCTTTGAACAGTTGATTTTAAGAAATAAGGTCTGGGAATTACTTTTTGAACATCGCTATAGGTTGGAGCAACGTTTTTTGGAAAATAGGGATTTAAACGATTCCTTTACCGAACACCGTGCCAGATATAGATTACAGGTCACGTTACCATTGACAGATACCTTTTTCCTCAATTTTTATGACGAGGTGTTCATTAATCTTCAAAACGATATTTTTAATCAAAATCGATTGTATTTTGCAGGCGGGGTAAATGTTACGCATAACAGCAATGTACAGATAGGTTATTTAAAAAATCATTTTAGCAATACAGTGTTCGATCGTCTTCAGATAGGTTTCTTCTTTAACCCTGATTTACGAAAAAGGAAATAA
- a CDS encoding methyltransferase domain-containing protein yields the protein MQKENEQNYWTQRYEEERTGWDIGYPSTPLKAYIDQLTDKSIKILIPGAGNAYEAEYLWESGFRNLYVMDISPIPLQAFQKRNPKFPSTQLLQENFFDHQEQYDIIFEQTFFCSFVPTDDNRFAYAEQMSNLLKPNGKLVGVWFDIPLADDMEKRPFGGDRSLYLKYLTTYLKPISFERCYNSIPARQGNELFGIFMKI from the coding sequence ATGCAAAAAGAAAATGAACAAAATTATTGGACCCAGCGCTATGAAGAAGAGCGTACTGGTTGGGACATAGGCTATCCATCCACTCCATTGAAGGCCTATATTGACCAACTCACGGATAAGTCCATCAAAATTCTGATTCCCGGTGCAGGAAATGCTTACGAAGCCGAATATTTATGGGAAAGTGGATTCCGTAATCTGTACGTTATGGATATCTCCCCAATTCCGTTGCAAGCCTTTCAAAAAAGAAATCCCAAATTTCCATCGACACAATTGTTACAGGAAAACTTCTTTGACCATCAAGAACAATACGATATCATATTTGAACAAACCTTTTTCTGTTCCTTCGTTCCAACGGATGACAACAGATTTGCTTATGCCGAACAAATGTCCAATTTGCTTAAACCTAATGGAAAATTAGTGGGCGTTTGGTTTGATATTCCACTAGCGGATGATATGGAAAAACGACCTTTTGGGGGTGATAGGTCGCTTTATTTAAAATATTTAACGACCTATCTTAAGCCCATTTCCTTTGAGCGCTGCTACAATTCAATCCCAGCTAGACAGGGAAACGAGCTTTTTGGAATTTTTATGAAAATATAA
- a CDS encoding DUF423 domain-containing protein — MKVWRFILKSSPKEISEKLESELKSIGGFVFDIDFEKNKSVTFKIRKRILYAWYMAFQNWTVVKGNLLKNDTENKTNVEITFKQHFLIKLIIYTHIFLLLGFLIAIISGINFNVIMYILAGTILALGIVLWIAIQRKFDKDRQKYKSLLTHIFEI; from the coding sequence ATGAAAGTATGGAGATTTATATTAAAAAGTAGCCCAAAAGAGATTAGTGAAAAGCTAGAGTCTGAGCTTAAGTCTATCGGCGGATTTGTTTTCGACATTGATTTTGAAAAAAATAAATCAGTGACTTTTAAAATTCGTAAAAGGATTCTTTATGCATGGTATATGGCATTCCAGAATTGGACAGTTGTTAAAGGTAATTTATTAAAAAATGACACCGAAAATAAGACTAATGTAGAAATTACTTTTAAACAGCACTTTTTAATAAAATTGATAATTTATACACATATCTTTTTATTATTAGGTTTTCTCATTGCTATAATATCAGGTATAAATTTCAATGTTATCATGTACATTCTTGCAGGAACAATATTAGCTTTAGGAATAGTTTTATGGATTGCGATACAAAGAAAATTTGACAAGGATAGACAAAAATATAAATCGTTATTAACGCATATATTCGAGATTTGA